From the Candidatus Zixiibacteriota bacterium genome, the window CAAAGATTCATAATAGTGTTTAATTCAAATTGCGATTGGCACTTAGGACATTGTAAATATTTTGCGGCTGAATTGGTCTGCGACATTATAACCTCAAGTTTGGAATGTACAGATGTATTTCAATGATTAAATCTTATTGCCTAAAATAAAAATGGAAAGGGAAGGAGCGTTTCCTTCCCTTCCTGTTCAATTAATTTGATTAAAGAGCGATAACTTCACCCAGGTTTAGCTCCTTAAGGCCTTCTTCGATCTTTTCTCTATCGCCGACTACGACAATAATCAGTTTATCGGGATGGATATACTTTTTGGCCAAAGTCTTGGCATCATCCAGGGTAATATCCTCAACTCGTTGATTATAAGTCTTCCATGAATCAAGAGGTCTGCCAAAAGTTATCAGGTTTTGAAGTCGACGAGTAATGCCACGTAGCGATTCAAATCCCTGGGGATAGCTTTTAATGCTACCCTGCTTGCTATTGGCAAGTTCATCGTTTGATAGAGGACGGGATTCATTGATGTCGGTTATCTCTTTTACCATTTCAAAAACCGATTCTTTGGTGTATTGCGAATGAACCTGGGTTGACGCCACAAATATACCCGTTTCCCGGTTAATTTGAAATCTTGAAGAAGCCCCATAGGTATAGCCTTTATCTTCACGAAGATTCAAATTTATTCGGCTCGTAAATTGCCCTCCCAGGGGACGATTCAAGATGTTAATAGGAGTCAATAATTCAAAATCATCAAGTTCGACAGTGTTTCCCATCACAATTGCCGATTGCGCCGCGCCCGGTTTATCGACGATGTAAATTTTGGTTTCTCCAATGGGATTCGGTGTGGGAAGCTTAGATATTGAAGCATCGCCCTTCTTCCAATCCTTAAGTACGTTATTGAGTTTCTGCTGGGCTTCACTCAGGCTGATATCACCGGCAATCACAATAGTCGCCGCATCAGCCGTATAGTAGTCATTACAAAAATTAACGATATCGTCACGGGTTATATTCTCAAGCGTTTCCTTCGTACCGGTCCCTGAAGTGGGTTGACCGAATGGATGTGATTCGCCATATATAAGCTTTGCGAAAGTGTTATTCGCCACCGTCGTCGGGCGCGATTTCGATTGCCTTATTCGACCGAGATAGTTTTTCTTTTTGCGCTCCAATTCTTCCTCGGGGAATGATGGATTCAAAATAATATCGGCCATCAGGTCAAGTGCCGGATTAAGATTCTTCTTGAGGACATTTAGCGATATTGTCGTATTGGTTTGGCCGGAGCTGGTTCGTAAATTGGCGGCCAACATATTTATTTCATCGCTGATCTGCAAAGATGTGCGAGAAGAAGTTCCCTCATCCAATAAATCCGCGGTTAGATTGGCCAGGCCAAATTTATCAGTCGGATCGAGATTTCTTCCTCGAATGATAGAGACGCTCATTTGAATCAGGGGCAAACGATTATCCTCGACCAGATAAATTTCGATTCCGTTTGAAAGCGTCCCCTTTTGGATTTCAGGGGGAGTAAACGATACGTCACCATCCGGTCCGGGATGGGCAGAGCGCTCGGGTAATGTTTCGGACGCCTTTAATTCACCCTGCGGAACAATATGCAACACAACTCGGTTATTTAAATCGATATATTTTCGGGCAACTTCGTTAACACCCTCGATAGTAGCGTTTGCGTATCTATCCATATCGTATTTCAGCATATCGGGTGAACCCAAAAATGTATTATAGCTGTTCAGCGTATTGGCTCTTCCTCTAAAACCGCCTACATTTTCGAGCCTTCTAATGAAACCCGCTTCAAATGTTATTTGCGCTTTTTTTAGTTCATCAGCAGTGATGCCTTGTTCCAGAAAAATTCTCAGTTCTTCGTTGATCGCCTGTTCCAACTCCTCAAGAGTGTGTCCGGCGCGTGCCGTAGCAATGATTTCAAAACTACTGCCTAAAGTCCGAGAGGCTTGAAAGGCAACAATGTCCTGAGCGATTTGTTTTTCATATACCAGAGATTTGTATAGTCGCGAAGTTCTTCCGCTGCTCAGAGCCGATGCAATAATGTCCATCTCTCCGTCTCCCGGAGCGTAATAAGGCGGAGAAAACCACGCATAATAAAGGCGGGGTAATTGCACATTATCTTCATATACCGTCCTTTTTTCACCGTTCAATATGGGCGTATATATTTGCAGGCGTTCAATCGGAGGGCCGGGGGGGATAGGAGCGAAATACTTCTCTACCAATGCCCTGGCTTTATCCTGAGAAAAATCTCCGGCTATACATAATGAGGCGTTGTTGGGAGCGTAATACATTCTGAAGAATTCTTTGGCATTCTCCAGCGTCGCGGCAGTTAGGTCATCCAGACTTCCGATAACCGTCCAGGAATACGGGTGGTCGGGCGGGTAGAGCATACTGAGTTTTATTTCATTGGCTCGGCCATAAGGCTGATTATCAACGCCCTGACGTCTTTCATTCTTAACGACATCCTTTTGAGTATCCATACGTTCCTGTGTCAAAGCGTCGAGCAAATAACCCATGCGATCGGATTCCATCGCCAGGGCCAACTCCAGATAATTGCTGGGGACATTTTCCCAGTAATTCGTACGGTCATTTGATGTTGATCCGTTGACGGCCCCACCAATTGACTGCAAAGGTTCGAAATACTCATCGTCAAATTGAGGGCTGCCTTGAAACATCAAATGCTCAAAAAGATGGGCAAAGCCGGTTCTTCCGGGTTTCTCATTTTTGGATGCGACATTGTACCAGATATTTACGGAGACCATTGGGATGGCATGATCCTCGTGCAGGATCACATCAAGTCCGTTGGGCAGAGTGTATTTCTCGAATTTTAGTTCCGGTGTATCACCGGCGAACACGGAAACTGAGAATAGCATCAAACAGATAATTAATGCTGAGAACTTAAACTTTACCATGATGACTCCTTGCCGTTAAATTAATCCTGGTATGGGTCTGAACAGATTGTTTATATATCGATATGTCCATAATAAAACTATGCCAACGTGTCAAAGTGCATTATACAAATCAAGAAAATATTAAGGAAAGAATGTAGCAAATTATCCATAAAATTGCAAAGAGTATATGGAATTTTTGACGGCTTTTTGGGGATTTAATTTAAATCCTATGAACGATTCTCGGACCATTCGGTTTGAATTTCCACGCTTAAGAGCTTATCAAGTCGGGAAATATATGGCAGGAGTCTTGACTTAATCGTCCGCCGCTCCTGCCCAACTTTACCATATCTTATAGAAACAAGTGGTCAAAATGTCGATATCCAGTTTCTCAATTCTTGCCACTCCTGATATTCCTTATCGTTTATGATTATACGGGGTATTTTTCCGTCATGAATATCTGAATACCCTGAAGCGCCCCCAGCTTCGGGTTTCTTGAAAAATGACGAAACTCTTTTTGAACCTATTAACAGCCATGTGTTAGATAAAATCCATACAATACCGATTATTATGTCTATTACCTGATATGACACCGGTGTCATGTCCATGAGGAATTCAAATATTCCTTGGATCCCCAATTTAATAATTGATTCAAAGATGGCAAACGACATTGCCGATGTTCCGATCCCGAGCCCGAGCAGTAATGATACAAACTTCTTCTTGATCTTCCACTTCCTGATAACAAATTGATACAATGTTTCGACGATACCGTCGTAAAAAACTCCTCTTCTCTTAAGAATTAGACTGTCATCCGTGTTTTCAATATCAAATTTACTCGGGCATTCTCCGGCAACACGGAGAAAGACTTCTTTAATTCTGTCTTCGGGAAATCCCGTATCCGATGCGAGCCATCTCGAAGACAGCCATCTTTTCCTGCGATTCTCATAATAGTTATCGATAATTTTGATAATGATGAAATCCCCGGGGTATTTGTCGGCCAGTGTGAAGAGTCCTTTGATTTTTGGCATGTCTTTGAAATGTATTAACTGGAGAACGGCGTGATCCTCATAGACCTCATCGACGAATTTCTGTGGATTTGTCTCAGCAATGATATGAAATACCTTCTTGATTTTGCTTTCCTGCAACGCCGTGGCAAAGGCAAAAACGCCCGAATGCAGCCTGGTCTTTTCCTGCTTGGTAATATAATAATCAACCAAGGAAATAATGATGCGATCATCGGGATAGAGTATACACATATTACTTAGCTCCAACGTTGTACAGGTTTCCAGATTCACGCCTCTGAAGAGTAATAAGTGGTTGGACTCGTCTGGCTCAGTGATGAACTTTTCTGGGTAATTTATGGCGGTGCGCATTGTCCAAGCGAATTATCCATACTTTTGGATTTACCCTTACACTATGTTGATCAACTCGTAAAGGATATGGTGGCGGAGGGTATTCTTGAAAGATTTGATGAAAAACTCCCTCATGGCATCCAATATAGGGA encodes:
- a CDS encoding pitrilysin family protein, with the translated sequence MVKFKFSALIICLMLFSVSVFAGDTPELKFEKYTLPNGLDVILHEDHAIPMVSVNIWYNVASKNEKPGRTGFAHLFEHLMFQGSPQFDDEYFEPLQSIGGAVNGSTSNDRTNYWENVPSNYLELALAMESDRMGYLLDALTQERMDTQKDVVKNERRQGVDNQPYGRANEIKLSMLYPPDHPYSWTVIGSLDDLTAATLENAKEFFRMYYAPNNASLCIAGDFSQDKARALVEKYFAPIPPGPPIERLQIYTPILNGEKRTVYEDNVQLPRLYYAWFSPPYYAPGDGEMDIIASALSSGRTSRLYKSLVYEKQIAQDIVAFQASRTLGSSFEIIATARAGHTLEELEQAINEELRIFLEQGITADELKKAQITFEAGFIRRLENVGGFRGRANTLNSYNTFLGSPDMLKYDMDRYANATIEGVNEVARKYIDLNNRVVLHIVPQGELKASETLPERSAHPGPDGDVSFTPPEIQKGTLSNGIEIYLVEDNRLPLIQMSVSIIRGRNLDPTDKFGLANLTADLLDEGTSSRTSLQISDEINMLAANLRTSSGQTNTTISLNVLKKNLNPALDLMADIILNPSFPEEELERKKKNYLGRIRQSKSRPTTVANNTFAKLIYGESHPFGQPTSGTGTKETLENITRDDIVNFCNDYYTADAATIVIAGDISLSEAQQKLNNVLKDWKKGDASISKLPTPNPIGETKIYIVDKPGAAQSAIVMGNTVELDDFELLTPINILNRPLGGQFTSRINLNLREDKGYTYGASSRFQINRETGIFVASTQVHSQYTKESVFEMVKEITDINESRPLSNDELANSKQGSIKSYPQGFESLRGITRRLQNLITFGRPLDSWKTYNQRVEDITLDDAKTLAKKYIHPDKLIIVVVGDREKIEEGLKELNLGEVIAL